The Wolbachia endosymbiont of Oedothorax gibbosus region ACAGTGGTACAGTTGAAGTTGGAGATGATATTGATGATGTAAAATTAAAATGGGAGAATAATACAATAGTTTTATATAAAGGGAACTCACCTCTGCAATTAAATGGCGAGAACTTTATTATAGAACAAGAGGCTATCATAAATGCAGACAGGGGTGGCATTGTAGACAAACTAAAAACAAAAGCAATAGAGATTTCGCTTTACGACATAAAAGATAGTCCATATTTTGGTATAGAATTACCCAGTTCTAGACACAGTAAAACGACTGGGGTACTAAACTTCCTCGATTTTAATGATGAAAATGATCCGATGCTACAAAAGATCAAAAAAGAAACAGATGGGCTTTATTTCACAATAGAAGATAACGATGTAGATTGTTCTAGAACTGTCTATATATCAGACAAGGATGGAAAACGTCTTTCAGCGTATGATGGCTATCAGTATCAATATAAACCAAATTTAGCAGAACTAGAAACAATAGATAGCTTAATTAAGGCTGAGCAGAAATTCACTTTGCAAAAAGGGGAAGAATTATCGCCTGATATCTATGAAGCAAATATTGCTTTAAATGGTAAGGCCATAGCTACTTTACCAAAAATAGGTTACTACATGTTCAACGATCAATTGGTCATGCATAATCGTGCTACACAAGAGAAGGTAATTATCCCAAGAGATTTTCACTATTTAAAAGTTGTTAAATCTAATAATGATGATTATAAATTAACGTTTTGTAATTTTTTAGGTAATGAATTCTTTGAATACAAAAAATACGATTCACAGTATTCGAACGTTTCAGATGAATATAAATCCATAAGCTTAAGTTGTATGAAAAAAGAATATAACCTAAATCTTGGTGAGTTACTTAGCCATCGGCCATCGTTTTTTATTACAGAAGGAACTGCTGAATCAGATTCTCCTGATAATTATCAAGCTACCGTGTTCGAGGTAACAAGTAATGGAAAGGGTAGGAAAATAGCTACATTAATTGATGAATTTGGTTATTTTGATAAAGATGGTAAGTTTCAATATTGTGATTACCATAAAAAAGCAGAGTATGATGTTTATGATCCTTCTAAAGTTAATAAAAAATACGCAATAACGGATGCAAACAGCGAGTTTTACCTTACAGAAAACGACAGTATAATTCTTCACACCATTCCAGAGTTATTGTAATTATACGCATCAAAAGAACAAAATAAAAGAAGAATGAAGCCCATTCAAATCAAGAGGAAATGGCAGAAGTGTGAAAGTGGGTAAGGTTAATGATTTAAGGATTTTTCTAAAGAAATTATCTTGTTAAAAAATTACTTGATATTTATGGTCTTTCAATCATACCACTAGCTTTAAGATTCTGTAGATCCATTTGTTCTAGCTTTGTGCCAGGCTTTAGAGCATTATACAATGCAAAACCCATACAAACCAACCCAACAATCCCGCCAATTACCGCTATAACGTGTACTTTTGAAGATTCAATCAGCAGATAAGATGCAACACAACTTACCAATAATACCGCACCAACAACACCAGCTACAATTGGTTGAATTGATGATTTTTCGAGACTATTTCTTCTTGAGTTGTTCAATTTCACCTTTAGGAACGCCAAGCTACTAGGTCAACAGATACGCCAGCTTTAATTTGCCACTTCTATTTCCCCTATTTTTTTACCCTTTTCTTTATTAATCTGTATTCTTTTGGATACCGACATAATTAATGAATAAAATTTATCACGTATTTCTTCATCCTCAATTTTGTTATACTCTCTCACTAAATCTAGTACTCCATTTTCTCCTTCTCTATCTTCATTACTTCTTTCAATTTCAACGTTGCCTTTTTCTATTAGTTCACTCGTTTTTGGCAGTAGAGTTTTAGCGTGCGCTGATAATTTGTCTGCTGTGTCACATAGTTTTCCTATTGTCATGATATGGGTTCCTTGCTCATAGCGTCTTATTTGACCACCTGTTAAACCGACTTTATTTCCTAAATCCTCCTGACTACATCCCCTTGCTAGCCTCCAGTCTTTCATATTTTCCCCTGTTTTATAGGCTATAAAATTAACTATCTCTGTTTTATTATGTTTCTCAAGTTCATCTTTAGACAAGCCTGTTGTTTGGAGGATGACATCAACAGAAATACCAGCTTTAAGTAGATTCTTTGCTACTTTAATCTTTCTTGCTTTTTTACCTTCTTCTTCACCCATCTGGATAGATTTGTTTAATGCAGAGGCCATCTTACATAATTCCTGGTTTCTAAATTTTTTACATTCTCTAACTAGATTTAATGTTTTTTCTACCTTATCTTCAATTTTCTCTGATATCGTGGATTCAGGCAGTAGTTTTGCCATATCAATCATTAGTTCCACTACTATCATACAGAATATAATGATTGAAATCGGATTCTCCCCTCGCTCATATCTGGACATTTGCTTCTCTAATACCCCGACTTTACTTCCTAAACCTGCCTGAGTATATTGTTGCTTTTCCCTCTCATGTTTTAATTTTTTCCCTACTTCGTAGTCTGCAGACCTTGTCATGCCTCTTTAAAATATTTTGAGACAAAGATATACTCTTTTATCTAAGATTCTATTAACTCTCCTACCGCACAGAAATGTAAAATAGGAGAGTTGAGCTTCTCTAAATATGCGCACCACGACTGATAAGGTATTCCTTCACGTCCTCTTTATATCTTTTATCTTGATATTCACTATCTTGAGTAGCCAAATGCAGCGGTGTATTGCCATTTTTGTCTCTGACATTTATATTTGCCCCATTTATTACAAGACATTTACCCATGTCAAAGTTACAATCTTCAGCAGCCATGTGTAGTGCAGTAGTGCCATCTTCTGTTGTAACATTGACATAAGCTCCTTTCTCTATTAGGTATTCTACTACTTCAACATTATCTCGCTCAACAGCATCAAGTAAAGGTGTCCAGCCGTTTTCTCCCACAAAATTTACATCAACTCCTTTCTCCTCTACCAAATACTCAACAACGTCCAAGTGGCCATTTAATATCGCTATTTCCAATAGATCATTGCAGTCATAAGTGACATCTTTTCGGCTCATCAGATATTTTATAGTATCCAAATCACCACCTACAATAGACTTCTTTCAAAATTGTTAGAGGGAGTGTAAGATGAAGTATTTGAAAGAATGAAATATAAGGAAATAGAAAAGTTAGAAGGAGAAAAGTTTCGACGTTTAACAGGGGTAAAAAAAGCAACATTTGAGCGAATGGTAGAAATTCTAGAAGTGGAGGATAAAAGAAAAAAAGCTAGAAGTGGAAGAAAAAGTAAACTTTGCATAGAAGACAGGCTACTTATGGCACTGGAATATATAAGAGAATATCGTACATATTTTCATATTGGGCAAAGCTATGGCATGAGTGAAAGTAACAGTTTTAAAGTGATAAGATGGGTAGAAGACACATTAATAAAACATCCAGATTTTGCATTACCAGGAAAAAAAGAGCTATTAAAGAGTGATGTAGAATATGAAGTTTTAGTAATAGATGGAACTGAAACGCCAGTAGAGAGGCCAAAAAAAAACAAAAACGCTTTTACTCTGGAAAGAAAAAAAGGCATACTATAAAAACACAAATAGTAACAGAGAAGAAGAGTAAAAAAGTCATATGCACGTCTTTCTCGAATGGTAGAAAACACGATTTTCGGATGTTTAGAGAATCAAAGGTAGCAGTATTGCCGCAAACTAAAATCTTAGCTGATGCCGGCTACAGGGGAATGCAGAAGATACACAAAAATGTTGTATTACCGCACAGAAAAACGAAAAAGAATCCGTTAAGCAAAGAACAAAAAAAAGAGAACAGAGCACTTATGAGCCAAAGGGCAATTGTTGAAAACGTAATTGGCTTATTGAAAAGGTTTAAAATCATCTCGTACAGGTATAGAAACCGACGAAAACGTTTTGGTTTAAGGTTTAATTTGATTGCTGCAATTCACAATTTTGAGCTCCCTACATGAATTTTGAAAGAAGTCTAATGATATATATCGGTTGGATGTAGCAGTGCTTGGAGAAACCGAGCCTCACACAAAGAATTATAACGGTATTTATGAAAGAAGTCATGTGTGGTATAACTTCAAAGCGCTATATCCTCTACCACAGAGCTTATTACCACCGATTAAATTTGCTAAAGCAGAGATAGTATTGTCAGGCAGTTGGAGATTAGGAGAAATAAACGCATGTTTTCCGGTTACGAGTGTAGAAGAATGTGGAGAAAAGTTCTATTTGAATGACCACAAACTATCTGAACAACTGTGGAATTTAAAATACAAGCCAATTTTAGAAAGGTTTAGCGTTACTCACCACTACAAAGTAGAAGATTTTACCAACCAGAAAGTTATAAGATTTGGTGTGGCAGAACACTATGTTCATTTTGAAAACAATTTAGATTTAAAGCAAAAGGACGCAATACACGAGTTAGAAAGTTACATTTTGGTATTTTACCCAGGCGTACTAACGTGGC contains the following coding sequences:
- a CDS encoding ankyrin repeat domain-containing protein, with protein sequence MDTIKYLMSRKDVTYDCNDLLEIAILNGHLDVVEYLVEEKGVDVNFVGENGWTPLLDAVERDNVEVVEYLIEKGAYVNVTTEDGTTALHMAAEDCNFDMGKCLVINGANINVRDKNGNTPLHLATQDSEYQDKRYKEDVKEYLISRGAHI
- a CDS encoding IS5 family transposase (programmed frameshift); the encoded protein is MKYKEIEKLEGEKFRRLTGVKKATFERMVEILEVEDKRKKARSGRKSKLCIEDRLLMALEYIREYRTYFHIGQSYGMSESNSFKVIRWVEDTLIKHPDFALPGKKELLKSDVEYEVLVIDGTETPVERPKKKQKRFYSGKKKRHTIKTQIVTEKKSKKVICTSFSNGRKHDFRMFRESKVAVLPQTKILADAGYRGMQKIHKNVVLPHRKTKKNPLSKEQKKENRALMSQRAIVENVIGLLKRFKIISYRYRNRRKRFGLRFNLIAAIHNFELPT